In the Deltaproteobacteria bacterium CG11_big_fil_rev_8_21_14_0_20_42_23 genome, ATGTAGCCTGCGTTGAAAAGCAATACCTTGGCGGAACATGCCTAAACGTAGGATGCATACCCAGCAAGGCTTTGCTGGAGTCATCTGAACTTTACGAAACAGCTGTGCACAAAGCAAAAGATCATGGCATCAGCATTGAAAAAGTAAGCATCGACTTCAAAAAAATGATCGAACGAAAAGACCGCGTGGTAAAGCAGCTCACATCAGGTGTTGGTGGACTTTTCAAAAAAAATAAAGTGACGCATTTTTCAGGAACCGCAAAAATTCTTGGCACCGGAAAAGTTGAAGTAGATCAAGCTGGAGAAAAAACTGAGTTGCAAGCAAGCAACATCATCATTGCAACTGGCAGCGCACCTATTCAAATTCCATCACTTCCTTTTGGTGATCGCATTATTAGCTCAACCGAAGCTCTTGCTCTTACCGAAATTCCCGAAAGCTTGATCGTTGTTGGCGGTGGATACATCGGCCTTGAAATGGGTTCTGTGTATATGCGACTTGGAACAAAAGTAACTGTTGTTGAAGCACTTGATCGCCTTACTCCTGGAATGGACAGCGATATCAGCAAAGCCTTGCAGCGCGTGCTCTCTAAGCAAGGCATGACTTTCATGCTTTCCACAAAAGTAAAGTCTGCCAAAGCAAAAAAGAATGAAGTGGAAGTAAGTGTTGAAGATGCAAACGGTGAAGTTTCTTCTTTAAACGCAAGTTACGTTTTAGTTTCTGTTGGCCGAAAACCTTACACCGATGGCTTGGGCCTTGATGAAGCTGGCATCGAACGCGACGAAAAAGGCCGCATCAAAGTAGATGGAAACTGGAAAACAAATCTCGAAGGTGTTTACGCCGTTGGTGATGTCATTGACGGACCAATGCTTGCGCACAAAGCAAGTGAAGAAGGTGTTGCACTGGTAGAACAACTCGCTGGGCATCACACTCAAATGAATTACAATACCATTCCTGCCGCAGTGTATACCTGGCCAGAAGCAGCCTGCGTGGGCATCACCGAGGAACAAGCAAAAGAACAAGGCATCGATTACAAAACCGCAAAGTTTCCGTTCATGGCAAACGGCCGCGCTATTTCCATGGGCGAAAAAGACGGCTTCGTAAAACTGATCGCCGACAAAACCACAGACCGCCTCATCGGCGCGCACATCATCGGCCCACGCGCATCAGATATGATTGCAGAATTAACCCTTGGAATGGAATTTGGTGTAACAGGCGAAGACATTGCACTTACCATCCACGCCCACCCAACCCTTGCAGAGTCTGTAAAAGAAGCCGCCTTAGGTTTAGGATCTGGAATGATTCATATGTAAAAGTAAAAGTCTTGGGGGAGACAAAAAAATGAAGCATCCATTTTCTCATACGAGAAAATGTTTTTAAAAAGGAAATCACCATGACCGCATCACCAGTAACACCAGCTCATTTGTTTTTACCAGCTCACGCAGGATTGCCGCTTGCGTTTCCAATGGCATCTCCCGTAAATCTTTGTGGAATGCGATCTCCCAGCCCACAAAGCAGAACAACACGAAATGGGCTTGTGCGAATAGAATCACAATATGGAAGAAGTAATGTAGTAGATGCTTTGTTTACAAACTTCACCGCAAGAAATGCTCACTTCAAAATTGATCTTTTTTCTGAATATCCGCGAAGAGATGGTGCATTAACAGCGACACCACTTACAACACTTATCATCGGACTCGACAAATTTTTATTGGGAATTCTTCTCTCCCTCGTTGATAAAAAACAAGACACACATCTTCAAGCACTTGCTCGAACGATAAACGAAGGCACAAATGAAACCATTCTTCCAAAAGCCGCAGTACAATTGGCCTTGAGCATGTTTTATCATCAAGCTCCAGGTTTAAGCGCACACTTATTGTATTTGGAAACAGACAGAGATGATCTAGAAAGCTACGATGTAAATACCTTAGTTGGAAATCCCGCTCTCATAAATCCAAGTAGTTCAACCAACTTTAATCTTTATACCAGCGACCCCAACGCAACATTTCAGCCACGGAAAGCTAAAACCTGAGTCAATTTTCGCTCAGGTAGAATTAAAAGAAGGCCAGGTGCTGCATATACGCCTGTAAACGCTCTCAACATCGGCATGCATTTTAGTGGAACTGTTGGAGGAGTTCATCCACTTGTGTCTGCCTTTTATGCTTATCTCCACAGCACACATCCAGATTTATTTGCAGCGCAGCATTGAGGAATACTAAAATTATAGCTTAAGCTATCAAAAATTATAGCTTGACCTATAAAAAATTATAGCTTAAGCTATCAAAATGAAAACTTCCTTTGAATTGCCTTTCGTAAAAACCCTCCACGAAAGACTCCTTGAAAAAAAGCCTAAAATTCAAGTAATCCTCGGTCCTCGTCAAGTTGGAAAAACAACAGGTCTCTTGCAATGCCTAAAAAAGCTCAAACAACCCCAACACTACATTTCAGCAGATGATGTTCTCAGCGCAAGTTCATCTTGGATTTTAGAACAATGGCAAGCAGCTCAAAGTAAAGGTACCAATACAATTCTTGCAATTGATGAAATTCAAAAAATTCCACAATGGTCAGAAACCATAAAAAAATTATGGGATGAACAAACACACCAGAAAAAAAATTCGCTCAAAATAATTTTAATGGGTTCAAGTTCTCTTCAAATGCAAAAAGGTCTTACAGAAAGCCTCACTGGTCGCTTCGAACTCATTCATGTACCTCACTGGAATTATTATGAATCCAATCAAATACACAAAATGAACTTACAAGATTATTTGAAATATGGTGGTTATCCTGGAAGCTATGACTACTTAAAAAATAAAGAACGATGGAAAACTTTTTTGAAAGATTCCATTATAGAAACCGTTATTGGAAAAGATATTCTTATGTTTTCGCAGGTCCGCTCACCAGCTTTGTTTCGTCAAGCCTTTGAAATTTTGTGTTTTTACCCTGCCCGCGAAATAAGCTACAACAAGCTTTTGGGGCAGTTGCAAGAAAAAGGTAATGTTGAACTCGTGAAACATTACATTGAACTTTATGCTGGTGCTTATCTGATAAAAACGCTCGAAAAATATTCGAACAAAGCTGTCCTTCGCAAAGGTTCATCTCCAAAAATTCTCCCGCTCTGTCCAGCACTTGTCCAATTTGCCAGACCCGAAGAATCAGAACAAACTGGCAGACTTTTTGAATTGGCAGTAGGGCTTGAATGCAAACGTTTTCCAGGAAAACTTTTTTATTGGAGGCAGGGCAATAATGAAGTTGATTACATTTACCAAGAAGAAGGAAAACTTTTTGCAATAGAAGTAAAGTCTGGAAGGAAAAAAACACATTCAGGCTTGGATGCTTTCGCCAAACAATTTAAAAAAGTTCACCCTCTTATTATTACTCCCGAAAATTTCACTCAGCTCAGTAAAGAAGGAAGAACATTTTTGGATCGTTTCTAAGCTACGGCATCACTGTAAGATCTCCACCCAAGAGAAACGCCAAAGCAAAATAACTAAGCAATGTGATCAAACTTATCCCAATGGGATGCACGCACATGCCAGCTTTAATCATTTGCGTAACGCGAACTTTTCCAGATGAATACACAAGCGCATTCGGCGGAGTGGCGATAGGCATCATAAATGCGCAGCTGGCAGCAACCGCAGCCGGCACCAGCAAAACAAGCGGACTCACTCCAACACCTTCAGCAATAGAAGCAATGATTGGCAGCAAAGCAGCTGCTGTTGCGGTATTGCTGGCCATCTCTGTGAGAGCGATTACAATAGCAACAATCACCACCATCAAAACGATAAGTGGAAACTGAGAAAAATTTTCCGCAATGTGACCAATAAATTCTGAAACACCACTCACACTAATGGCCTGCGCCATGCTCAAACCGCCACCAAACAAAATTAAGACATTCCACGGAAGTTCGTGTGTATCTTGCCATTCCAAAAGTCGCTTTCCTCTTCCTGCAGGAATGAGAAAAAGAAGA is a window encoding:
- the lpdA gene encoding dihydrolipoyl dehydrogenase, giving the protein MSQHTFDLIVIGAGPGGYVAAIRAAQLGMNVACVEKQYLGGTCLNVGCIPSKALLESSELYETAVHKAKDHGISIEKVSIDFKKMIERKDRVVKQLTSGVGGLFKKNKVTHFSGTAKILGTGKVEVDQAGEKTELQASNIIIATGSAPIQIPSLPFGDRIISSTEALALTEIPESLIVVGGGYIGLEMGSVYMRLGTKVTVVEALDRLTPGMDSDISKALQRVLSKQGMTFMLSTKVKSAKAKKNEVEVSVEDANGEVSSLNASYVLVSVGRKPYTDGLGLDEAGIERDEKGRIKVDGNWKTNLEGVYAVGDVIDGPMLAHKASEEGVALVEQLAGHHTQMNYNTIPAAVYTWPEAACVGITEEQAKEQGIDYKTAKFPFMANGRAISMGEKDGFVKLIADKTTDRLIGAHIIGPRASDMIAELTLGMEFGVTGEDIALTIHAHPTLAESVKEAALGLGSGMIHM